One window of the Oncorhynchus gorbuscha isolate QuinsamMale2020 ecotype Even-year linkage group LG17, OgorEven_v1.0, whole genome shotgun sequence genome contains the following:
- the LOC124002139 gene encoding LOW QUALITY PROTEIN: complement component C1q receptor-like (The sequence of the model RefSeq protein was modified relative to this genomic sequence to represent the inferred CDS: inserted 1 base in 1 codon): MMLLLILLQISVWGATGADTGGEETVCTSHACFTFHIEGVSFEDARMKCVDNGGYLVTTKDKAEEAELQSILTQIALRNRNLDYKCWIGLQLQKGDCIITGLSLRGFKWISGSETSQYSNWEKEPRSTCTEERCVLVYYSLSGRNDLKWTDGSCKEKAFYACKFYFKGMCKPLLLAGGEQVNYKLPFSANPLNGDNNLTAFPFGTYAEIRCNGNDHFSICKLTDGVYGWTIPGPFCATDKPSCGYKNGGCDHVCFDSDPGGIRCGCKDGYVLGQDRVSCDLKGYCHSSPCQYQCVTGPTGFSCVCPSGFQLDKDQFGCIDVDECQMNACDGNHCVNTQGSYTCKCNKGYRMVEGKCHDIDECTETRCPQICLNSEGSFSCHCIAGFTVSEDGHTCIDIDECLSNRCEDKCTNTIGSFMCSCHQHFRLHPNGITCIRDVTVVSTVETSNVYRDNDQHDETIDTITLTKVQXTERASVHRRTTSRHYYAGHYARGAIQQNHWNELVYA; encoded by the exons ATGATGCTTTTGCTAATTTTACTGCAAATCTCTGTCTGGGGAGCCACTGGAGCAGACACTGGCGGAGAAGAAACCGTGTGCACATCCCATGCCTGTTTCACTTTTCATATAGAGGGAGTCAGCTTCGAAGACGCTCGTATGAAATGTGTAGATAACGGGGGTTACTTGGTAACAACGAAAGACAAAGCTGAGGAAGCAGAGCTTCAATCAATCCTTACACAGATCGCCTTAAGGAATCGCAATTTGGACTACAAATGTTGGATCGGACTGCAATTACAGAAGGGGGACTGCATTATAACGGGCTTGAGTCTCAGAGGTTTTAAGTGGATATCTGGAAGTGAAACATCCCAATATTCCAACTGGGAGAAGGAACCTCGCAGCACATGCACAGAAGAGCGTTGCGTATTGGTATACTATTCTTTATCCGGTCGCAATGATTTAAAATGGACGGATGGATCTTGCAAAGAAAAGGCTTTTTACGCTTGCAAGTTCTACTTCAAGGGAATGTGTAAACCTTTGTTGTTGGCAGGAGGAGAGCAAGTGAATTACAAGCTCCCGTTCTCAGCAAATCCATTAAATGGGGATAATAACTTGACCGCGTTTCCATTTGGAACATATGCTGAAATAAGATGTAATGGCAATGACCACTTTTCTATTTGTAAGTTAACGGATGGTGTCTATGGCTGGACTATCCCCGGTCCGTTTTGCGCCACGGATAAACCGAGTTGTGGCTATAAAAACGGTGGATGTGATCATGTGTGCTTTGATAGTGACCCCGGTGGTATTCGTTGTGGATGCAAGGACGGTTATGTGTTAGGACAGGACAGAGTATCTTGTGACTTAAAGGGATATTGTCACAGTTCTCCATGTCAATACCAATGCGTAACAGGACCAACGGGGTTCTCCTGCGTATGCCCAAGCGGCTTCCAATTGGATAAAGACCAATTTGGTTGTATCGATGTCGATGAATGCCAAATGAATGCCTGCGACGGTAATCATTGCGTCAATACCCAAGGTAGTTACACTTGTAAGTGCAATAAAGGCTACAGAATGGTTGAGGGCAAATGCCACGATATAGACGAGTGCACTGAAACTAGATGTCCACAAATATGTCTTAACTCAGAAGGATCCTTCTCCTGCCATTGCATCGCGGGGTTCACTGTGTCTGAGGACGGTCATACTTGTATAGATATAGACGAATGCCTCAGTAATCGATGCGAGGACAAATGCACTAATACCATTGGTAGTTTCATGTGTTCCTGCCATCAGCACTTCCGGTTACACCCTAATGGAATCACCTGCATTCGAGATGTGACTGTTGTTTCCACTGTTGAAACGTCAAATGTTTATAGAGACAACGACCAACACGACGAGACCATTGACACTATAACCTTAACTAAGGTTC TTACAGAACGAGCCTCAGTTCACCGACGGACCACCTCAAGGCACTATTACGCAGGACATTACGCGCGAGGAGCCATCCAGCAAAACCACTGGAACGAGTTGGTTTACGCATAA
- the LOC124001197 gene encoding oocyte zinc finger protein XlCOF6.1-like has translation MASVKESSQTLRLNIITKDIEEEVKIWECDDYAEESPEMASVKLADSSQTLGLNVTFKEEEKDDFGESDHGETPNSSDKVETFPASVKHRRKVSKVKRSHHCPHCEKIFPFLSYLERHVRKHSGEKPYSCSDCGMSFSQLSGLNVHQRTHTGEKPHHCPHCEESFPFPSYLERHLRKHSGEKPYSCSVCGMSFSQRSGLNVHQRSHTGEKPHHCPHCEESFPFPSYLERHLRKHSGEKPYSCSDCGMSFSQLSGLNVHQRTHTGEKPHHCPQCKESFPFPSYLERHMRKHSGEKPYSCSVCGMSFSQLSGLNVHQRTHTGEKPHHCPHCEKSFPFPSYLEIHLRKHSGEKPYSCSDCGKCFTTSSHLTSHRITHTGEKPYSCSDCGKSFPFPSYLERHLRKHSGEKPYCCSDCGKCFTTSSNLTLHQSAHRGEALLMI, from the exons AAGAGAGTCCAGAGATGGCGTCAGTGAAGTTGGCAGACAGCAGTCAAACACTTGGGCTGAATGTCACCTttaaagaagaggagaaggatgaCTTTGGGGAATCTGATCATG GAGAGACCCCTAACTCCTCTGACAAAGTTGAGACATTTCCTGCTTCAGTCAAGCATCGTCGGAAAGTGAGCAAAGTGAAGAGGTCTCACCACTGTCCCCACTGTGAGAAGATTTTCCCGTTCCTTTCATATCTTGAAAGACACGTGCGAAAACAttctggagagaagccttactcttgctctgactgtgggatgAGTTTCTCCCAACTGAGTGGCTTGAATGTGCACCAgcgaacacacactggagagaagcctcaCCACTGTCCTCACTGTGAGGAGAGTTTCCCATTCCCATCATATCTTGAAAGACATCTGCGTAAACAttctggagagaagccttattccTGCTCTGTCTGTGGGATGAGTTTCTCTCAACGCAGTGGCTTGAATGTGCACCAGCgatcacacactggagagaagcctcaCCACTGTCCTCACTGCGAGGAGAGTTTCCCATTCCCATCGTATCTTGAAAGACATCTGCGTAAACAttctggagagaagccttattcctgctctgactgtgggatgAGTTTCTCTCAACTGAGTGGCTTGAATGTGCACCAgcgaacacacactggagagaagcctcaCCACTGTCCTCAGTGTAAGGAGAGTTTCCCATTCCCATCATATCTTGAAAGACACATGCGAAAACATTCTGGAGAGAAACCGTACTCCTGCTCGGTCTGTGGGATGAGTTTCTCGCAACTGAGTGGCTTGAACGTGCACCAGCGAACACACACTGGTGAAAAGCCTCACCACTGTCCTCACTGTGAGAAGAGTTTCCCATTCCCATCATATCTTGAAATACACCTGCGGAAACATTCTGGAGAGAAAccgtactcctgctctgactgtgggaaatgcttcacaacatcaaGTCATCTAACCTCTCATCGGATAactcacacaggggagaagccttactcctgctctgactgtgggaagagtttcccATTCCCATCATATCTTGAAAGACACCTGCGGAAACAttctggagagaagccttactgctgctctgactgCGGGAAATGCTTCACCACATCAAGCAATCTAACACTTCATCAGAgtgcacacaggggagaagccttactaATGATCTGA